A genomic stretch from Mesoaciditoga lauensis cd-1655R = DSM 25116 includes:
- a CDS encoding phosphoribosylamine--glycine ligase, translated as MASGKGVVIVNDAEEAVEKAEEMLNGKFGQASKRILFEEYLKGEELSAICLYDGNTLLPLEFARDHKKLLEGEKGPNTGGMGAYSPVKMDGDMENSVFNLLKNIENALKRENIRYHGVLYVGMILTKDGAKVLEYNVRFGDPEAQALMVRLQNDLQELLTDVFNERLEKVELRWGDPSNVLTIASEGYPFSPKKDVEIGNFHELAKELGVNVFGGAIKKKNGKYFSDGGRVLSVAAVGEDAHERTLAFAKRLDFPSKVYRKDVF; from the coding sequence CTGGCAAGTGGAAAAGGAGTGGTGATAGTTAACGATGCCGAAGAAGCGGTTGAAAAAGCCGAAGAAATGCTAAATGGGAAATTCGGTCAGGCATCAAAAAGGATTCTATTTGAGGAGTATTTAAAAGGTGAAGAACTTTCGGCGATATGCCTTTACGATGGAAACACGCTGTTACCCTTGGAATTTGCTCGAGATCACAAAAAGCTCTTAGAAGGCGAAAAAGGGCCAAACACAGGCGGTATGGGTGCTTACTCCCCTGTTAAAATGGATGGTGATATGGAAAACTCTGTTTTCAATTTGTTGAAAAATATAGAAAATGCCTTAAAAAGAGAAAATATTCGCTATCATGGCGTGCTGTACGTTGGAATGATTCTCACAAAAGACGGGGCCAAAGTTTTGGAGTACAACGTTCGTTTTGGCGATCCAGAGGCACAAGCTTTGATGGTAAGGCTTCAGAATGATCTTCAAGAACTTCTCACAGATGTTTTTAACGAAAGATTGGAAAAAGTCGAATTAAGATGGGGAGATCCTTCCAACGTTTTGACAATTGCGTCAGAGGGGTACCCTTTTTCTCCCAAAAAAGATGTGGAGATAGGGAATTTTCACGAATTGGCAAAGGAATTGGGTGTGAACGTTTTCGGAGGAGCCATAAAGAAGAAAAATGGGAAGTATTTTTCTGATGGTGGAAGAGTTTTAAGCGTTGCTGCCGTAGGTGAAGATGCCCATGAGAGAACACTTGCATTTGCAAAACGTCTGGATTTTCCTTCT